Within Xanthomonas theicola, the genomic segment TCGCCGTCGCGGTGGCCGAGGAAGGCAGCTTCACCGCCGCCGCACGCCGCTGCCACACGGTGCAGTCGGCGCTGAGCCACCAGATCGCCAAGACCGAAGAGGCGCTGGGCGCGCGCCTGTTCGAGCGCGGCGCGCGGCAGGTGCGGCCGACCGCCGCCGGCGAGGTGTTCCTGCACAACGCCCGCGCCACGCTGCGCGCGGCCGAACGCCTGCACGAGGAGATGGCGCAGGCGCTGGGCACGGTGCGCGGGCGCCTGCACATCGGCCAGATCTCCTCGCTCAACACGGTGCAGGTGCCGGCCCTGCTGCGCCGCTTCGGCCAGGCGCACAGCGCGGTGGACGTGCACCTGCGCACCGGCATGAGCGCTGCGCTGCTGCTCGAACTGGGCGAGGGCCGGCTGGACGTGGCCCTGGTCGGGGTCGGCCCGCACGTCGTCCTGCCCGCACAGCGCCTGCTGCTGCACGAAGAACCGCTGGCGCTGATCGCCGCGCGCGGCAACCGCTTCGCCGCCCGCGCCGAGGTGGCGCTGCACGAACTGGAGGACGCGCCGATGGCCGGGCTGACCGCCGGCGCCGGCGTGCGCGGCATCATCGACCGCGCCTTCGCCGAGGCCGGCCTGCGCCAACGATTGCAGTACGAGGTCACCCACGCCGACCTGCAGCGCCAGCTGGTGGTCCAGGACCTGGGCCTGGCGATCGTGCCGCAGACCATGGCCGCGGCGATGCACGGCGTGGCGGTGATCGCGCTGCGCGAGCGCTTCCGCTTCCTGACCTACGCCACCTGGCGGCCGGACCCGACCCCGGCCGCGCGCGCGCTCATCGCGCTGCTGCGGCAGCGGCATGCGGGCGCAGAGGCGGGCCAGGCCGGTGCCGCGGACACGCGGCATCCGTCCGGCCCGCAACGAACCTGCTAGGCTGCGCGCGTTCGCAAAGGAGCCTGCATGTCCGGCCATAGTCAGTTCGCCCTGCTGAAGCAGCGCCGCTTCCTGCCGTTCTTCGTGGTCCAGGGGCTGGGCGCGTTCAACGACAACGTCTACCGGCAGGCGATCATCGGCCTGTTGTTCTACCTGAGCGTGACCCCCGAACAGCGCACGCTGTACACCAACCTGGCGCCGGCGCTGTTCATCCTGCCGTACTTCCTGTTCTCCGCGCTGGCCGGGCAGATCGCCGAGAAGCTGGAGAAATCGCGGCTGGTGGTGATCACCACCACGATGGAGATCGCGATCATGTCGCTGGCCGCGGTCGGCTTTTTGACCGAGAACATGGCGGTGCTGCTGGTCGCGCTGTTCTGCACCGGCCTGCAGTCCACGCTGTTCGGCCCGGTGAAGTACTCGATCCTGCCGTCGGTGCTGAAGCCGGAGGAACTGACCGGCGGCAACGGCCTGGTCGAGATGGGCACCTCGATCTCGATCCTGTGCGGCATGATCCTGGGCGGGCTGATCTTCCAGATCGCCGGCAGCCACGGCCCGATCGCCGCGGCCACCGCGGTGATCGCGCTGGCGGTCGCCGGCAACTTGGTCGCGCGCGCCATTCCCAGGGTCGACGCAGGCGCGCCGCAACTGAAGATCAACTGGAACCCGCTGCCCGAGTCGCTGGCGATCATGCGCCTGACCCGGCGCCGGCTGGCGGTGCGCAACGCGGTGCTCGGCGTGTCCTGGTTCTGGTTCGTCGGCACGGTGCTCACCGCGCAGCTGCCGACCTACGCCGAACTCAACCTCGGTGGCGCGCAGGACCTGTACATCTTCGCGCTGGCGCTGTTCTCGATCGGCATCGGCACCGGCTCGCTGCTGTGCGAGAAGCTGTCCGGGCGCACCGTGGAGATCGGCCTGGTGCCGCTGGGCGCGTTCGGCATCAGCGCGTTCATGCTCGACCTGTATTTCGCACGCCCCGGCGGCGCGCTGCAGGCCGGGCTGGACATCGGCCAGTTCGTGCGCCAGGCCGGCAGCTGGCGGATCATGCTCGACCTGGTCGGCATCGGCCTGTGCACCGGCCTGTTCGTGGTGCCGTTGTTCGCGCTGATCCAGAGCCGCACGCCGAAGGCGGAACTGTCGCGCGTCATCGCCGGGCTCAACATCCAGAACTCGATGTTCATCGTCATCGCCGCGATGGTCGGCATCGCGCTGCAGATGCAGCAGCTGACCCTGTTCGGCACGCGCATCCCGATGCCGGGGCTGAGCATTCCGCAGGTGTTCCTGGCGCTGGCCATCGCCAACGCGGTGGTGGCGATCTGGATCTTCAGCATCGTCCCCGAATTCCTGATGCGCTTCCTCAGCTGGGTGATGGTGCGCGCGCTGTACCGGCTGCGCCTGCACGGCATCGAGCGGCACGTGCCCGACGAGGGAGCAGCGCTGATCGTGTGCAACCACGTCAGTTACATGGACGCGCTGGTGCTGGCCGCGGCGATCCCGCGCCCGGTGCGCTTCGTCATGTACTACCGCATCTTCAACATCCCGGTGATGCGCTGGATCTTCCGCACCGCCAAGGCGATCCCGATCGCCGGCGCGCGCGAGGACCCGGCGCTGATGCAGCACGCGTTCGACGAGATCGACGCGGCGCTGGCCGAGGGCGAGCTGGTGTGTATCTTCCCGGAGGGCGCGCTGACCAAGGACGGCGCCATCGTCACGTTCAAGTCCGGCATGGAGAAGATCCTCGAGCGCCGCGCGGTGCCGGTGCTGCCGATGGCGCTGCGCAACATGTGGACCAGCATGTGGAGCAAGCGCGATTCGCGGCTGCGGCGCATGCGCGTGCCGCGCCGGTTCCGCGCGCACGTGGAGGTGATCGCCGGCGCGCCGGTGGCGGCCGCCGAGGCCAGCGCCGAGCTGCTGGAAGCGCAGGTGCGGCAGCTGCGCGGGGATGCGGCCTGAACGCCAGGGTGCCTGGAAGCGCCGCCTCGGGTGGATTGAGCGCCGGGAACACGCCATGCGCGCCCGCACTCTCCGGCCATCGGCAGCGGCGTCCATCTTGGCGGCTGCCGCTTGCCGCGCTGAGCGGCATGGCGGCGGCGCTGGCGCTGCGCCGGGTCGCCCCCGAGCTGCCCGGCACCCCTCGCCGGCGTGCCCGTTCCTACGCGCACCGGCCTGTACTGCCCGGGCGGCGGCGGCACGCGCTGCTGCACCGGGACCTGGCCCATGCCCTGGCGAGCAATCCGCTGCCGGTCGCGGCCCTGCCGCTGCTGGCGGTGGTCATGGTGCGCAATGCCGCCGGGCCGCGCCCGCCGGCGCCGCTGCTGTAGCTCCTAGCCGAGCCGCCGCGGGTCTGCTGCTCGGCCACGCGGGATTGCGCAACAAGCGGCCGTGGTATCCGTTCACCCCGCTGGCACCCGGTTGAGCGCGGTGATGCATGTCCGATCGCAGGCACAACCGTTAGACTTCGCCCCATGCCCAGCGCATAGCTACCCAAGGAGATCCACATGAGCACCGTCGGCCCCGTCACGCCCCCGCCCGCCCCCGTGCCCGGCGCGATTCCCAATCACCTGGCCTGGGCGATCATCGCCACGGTGCTCGGCTTCTGCCTGTGCTGCCCATCGATCATCACCGGCATCGTCGCGATCGTGTTCTCCAGCAAGGTCAACGGGCTGCTCAACCAGGGCGACCTGGAAGGCGCGCGGCGCGCCTCCAACAGCGCCAAGACCTGGTGCTGGGTAACCACCGCGCTGGCCATCGTCGGCCTGCTGATCAACATCGGCTTGATCGCCACCGGCGGCATGCAGCGCTACATAGAGTACGTGCAGCAGATGCAGCAGATGCACTGACCGCATGCGCGCCTGGCAACAGCGGGCGTGCCTCGGCGCCGCCACCGCCCTCGCGGCGGCCGGCGGCGTGGCGCTGTACCGGTTCGATCCCAACGCCGCGGACAATCCGTTCGCGCCGTGCCTGTTCCATGCGCTCACCGGCTACTACTGTCCCGGCTGCGGCATGACCCGAGCCTTGCACGCGCTGCTGCACCTGGACCCGCTCGGCGCCCTGGCGATGAATCCCGGGGCGATGCTGGGCCTGGCCCTGCTGCCGTGCCTGGTCGCGTGGAAGGCCGGATGGCGCGCAGCATGGTTCGCGCCGGTGGTCGCGGTGGTGTCGCGGCCGAATTTCTGGCTGCTGGCGCTGCCGGGCTACTGGATCGCGCGCAACCTACCGTGGTTCCCCTTCACCCTGCTCGCGCCGGGTTAGGACGCGGCATACGGTCGCGCCGGTTGCGTCAGCCGACCCAACCAGCGATCACCAGCAGCGCCAGCACCCCCAGCCACAACAGCAGCATCCGCCAGATCTGGCTCATCGCATCGCGCAGCTCCGGCAGCCGCCGCATCAGCGGCACCGCCATGCCGGCATCGCTGTAATCGTGCGCCTCGGCGTCGAGTTCGCCGCGCACGCTGGCGCAGGCCACCGGACCGAGGAAGCCGGTGTCCAGCCGCCAGCGATGGCCGCCGGTCGCGCGCCAGGCGCCG encodes:
- a CDS encoding DUF2752 domain-containing protein, encoding MRAWQQRACLGAATALAAAGGVALYRFDPNAADNPFAPCLFHALTGYYCPGCGMTRALHALLHLDPLGALAMNPGAMLGLALLPCLVAWKAGWRAAWFAPVVAVVSRPNFWLLALPGYWIARNLPWFPFTLLAPG
- a CDS encoding CD225/dispanin family protein yields the protein MSTVGPVTPPPAPVPGAIPNHLAWAIIATVLGFCLCCPSIITGIVAIVFSSKVNGLLNQGDLEGARRASNSAKTWCWVTTALAIVGLLINIGLIATGGMQRYIEYVQQMQQMH
- a CDS encoding LysR family transcriptional regulator, with amino-acid sequence MLTLRQLEFAVAVAEEGSFTAAARRCHTVQSALSHQIAKTEEALGARLFERGARQVRPTAAGEVFLHNARATLRAAERLHEEMAQALGTVRGRLHIGQISSLNTVQVPALLRRFGQAHSAVDVHLRTGMSAALLLELGEGRLDVALVGVGPHVVLPAQRLLLHEEPLALIAARGNRFAARAEVALHELEDAPMAGLTAGAGVRGIIDRAFAEAGLRQRLQYEVTHADLQRQLVVQDLGLAIVPQTMAAAMHGVAVIALRERFRFLTYATWRPDPTPAARALIALLRQRHAGAEAGQAGAADTRHPSGPQRTC
- a CDS encoding MFS transporter, translating into MSGHSQFALLKQRRFLPFFVVQGLGAFNDNVYRQAIIGLLFYLSVTPEQRTLYTNLAPALFILPYFLFSALAGQIAEKLEKSRLVVITTTMEIAIMSLAAVGFLTENMAVLLVALFCTGLQSTLFGPVKYSILPSVLKPEELTGGNGLVEMGTSISILCGMILGGLIFQIAGSHGPIAAATAVIALAVAGNLVARAIPRVDAGAPQLKINWNPLPESLAIMRLTRRRLAVRNAVLGVSWFWFVGTVLTAQLPTYAELNLGGAQDLYIFALALFSIGIGTGSLLCEKLSGRTVEIGLVPLGAFGISAFMLDLYFARPGGALQAGLDIGQFVRQAGSWRIMLDLVGIGLCTGLFVVPLFALIQSRTPKAELSRVIAGLNIQNSMFIVIAAMVGIALQMQQLTLFGTRIPMPGLSIPQVFLALAIANAVVAIWIFSIVPEFLMRFLSWVMVRALYRLRLHGIERHVPDEGAALIVCNHVSYMDALVLAAAIPRPVRFVMYYRIFNIPVMRWIFRTAKAIPIAGAREDPALMQHAFDEIDAALAEGELVCIFPEGALTKDGAIVTFKSGMEKILERRAVPVLPMALRNMWTSMWSKRDSRLRRMRVPRRFRAHVEVIAGAPVAAAEASAELLEAQVRQLRGDAA